A genomic segment from Pseudomonadota bacterium encodes:
- a CDS encoding 4-phosphoerythronate dehydrogenase: MLKILADREINTVAEHFAALGELRLFEGRALDARTLADAEVLLVRSVSRVDAALLRGSRVRFVGTATAGVDHIDVAALHAAGIAFSDAAGCNARPVAEHVVTLLYLHAARLGCAPRALKVGIIGCGHVGRSLIALLDALGIAHVDFDPPRAAREPAFVSADFGAVLDCPVVTLHVPRVADGPWPTVNLLDGDAIAALRAGTLLINAARGGIVDEAALCARLTGAAPLYAAIDCWHGEPRIDHRMLAASWLATPHLAGHSFEARLLATRALWQAVRAWRGLPLAAAPVSLPAVTVERALPAAGGVAALLASVYPIAAHDVRMRAALALDVNHGGANFDEIRRRYALRREIAAYAVACAGLAPDTVAELTALGFHCV; this comes from the coding sequence GTGCTGAAGATCCTCGCCGACCGCGAAATCAATACCGTCGCCGAGCACTTTGCCGCGCTCGGCGAGCTGCGCCTGTTCGAGGGCCGCGCGCTGGATGCGCGCACGCTGGCCGATGCCGAGGTGCTGCTGGTGCGCTCGGTGTCCAGGGTCGACGCCGCCCTGCTGCGCGGCAGCCGCGTGCGTTTCGTCGGCACCGCCACCGCTGGTGTCGATCACATCGATGTCGCCGCCCTGCACGCGGCCGGCATCGCCTTCAGCGACGCCGCCGGCTGCAACGCGCGGCCGGTCGCCGAGCATGTCGTGACCTTGCTTTATCTCCATGCCGCGCGCCTCGGCTGCGCGCCGCGCGCGCTCAAGGTCGGCATCATCGGCTGCGGACACGTCGGGCGTAGCCTCATCGCGCTGCTCGATGCGCTCGGCATCGCGCATGTCGATTTCGACCCGCCGCGCGCCGCGCGCGAGCCGGCCTTCGTGAGCGCCGACTTCGGCGCGGTGCTTGATTGCCCGGTCGTCACCCTGCACGTGCCGCGCGTCGCCGACGGGCCGTGGCCGACCGTCAACTTGCTCGATGGTGACGCCATCGCCGCGCTGCGCGCCGGCACCTTGCTCATCAATGCCGCGCGCGGCGGCATCGTCGACGAGGCCGCACTGTGCGCGCGCCTCACGGGCGCCGCGCCGCTGTACGCCGCCATCGATTGCTGGCACGGCGAGCCGCGTATCGATCATCGCATGCTGGCGGCGAGCTGGCTGGCCACGCCGCATCTTGCCGGGCATTCGTTCGAAGCGCGCCTGCTTGCGACCCGTGCGCTGTGGCAGGCGGTGCGCGCGTGGCGCGGCCTGCCGCTCGCGGCCGCGCCGGTCAGCCTGCCGGCAGTGACGGTGGAACGCGCGCTGCCCGCGGCCGGCGGCGTCGCCGCGCTGCTTGCCAGCGTCTATCCCATCGCTGCCCACGATGTGCGCATGCGCGCGGCCTTGGCGCTGGACGTGAACCATGGCGGTGCGAATTTCGACGAGATCCGGCGACGTTACGCGCTGCGCCGGGAGATAGCCGCCTACGCCGTTGCATGCGCCGGGCTCGCCCCCGATACTGTCGCCGAACTGACGGCTCTCGGTTTTCACTGCGTTTGA